The following proteins are encoded in a genomic region of Bradyrhizobium sp. SK17:
- a CDS encoding GTP-binding protein yields MSGAAHHIPVTVLTGFLGSGKTTVLNHLLRQKELNGVVAIINEFGEVALDHLLVESSEDRLALLDNGCICCSVREDLIETLADLAARRSAGTMPPFHRVLVETTGLADPVPVLHTLMTAPDVVGRYRIDGVVATVDAVNGAHSLAAHDEAVRQIAVADRLLVTKTDLAADDALARLEARLAAINPVAVRHRVWDGMVDPAKVLDAGLFDPAARSADVVRWFDLASQAANAPHDHAEHHCDGDDCGHHSHHAHDAGVSSYSLIIDQPIEREAFARWLDYVAALKGQDLLRFKAIVHVADAPDAPVVVHGVQHVFHPPITLQGWPSADRRSRLVFIVRGIPREIIENTLCKFAAVSRAAIQRSAA; encoded by the coding sequence ATGAGCGGCGCGGCGCATCATATTCCGGTCACGGTGCTGACCGGCTTCCTCGGCAGCGGCAAGACCACGGTGCTGAACCATCTGCTGCGCCAGAAGGAGCTCAATGGCGTTGTCGCCATCATCAACGAGTTCGGCGAGGTGGCGCTGGATCATCTGCTGGTCGAGAGCAGCGAGGACCGGCTGGCGCTGCTCGACAATGGCTGCATCTGCTGCTCGGTACGCGAGGATCTGATCGAGACGCTGGCCGATCTCGCCGCGCGTCGCTCCGCCGGCACGATGCCGCCGTTCCACCGTGTGCTGGTCGAGACCACCGGGCTCGCCGATCCGGTGCCGGTATTGCACACGCTGATGACGGCGCCCGATGTCGTCGGCCGCTACCGGATTGACGGCGTGGTCGCGACGGTCGATGCCGTCAATGGCGCGCACTCCCTTGCAGCCCATGACGAGGCCGTCAGGCAGATCGCGGTCGCCGATCGGCTGCTGGTGACCAAGACCGATCTGGCCGCCGACGACGCGCTGGCGCGGCTCGAGGCGCGTCTTGCCGCGATCAATCCGGTCGCGGTGCGCCATCGCGTGTGGGACGGGATGGTCGATCCGGCAAAGGTGCTCGATGCCGGGCTGTTCGATCCGGCGGCCCGCTCCGCCGACGTGGTGCGCTGGTTCGACCTGGCGTCGCAAGCGGCGAATGCGCCGCACGATCATGCGGAGCACCATTGCGACGGCGATGATTGCGGCCACCACAGCCACCATGCGCACGACGCGGGTGTATCGTCCTACAGCCTGATCATCGACCAGCCGATCGAACGCGAAGCGTTCGCGCGCTGGCTCGACTATGTCGCGGCGCTGAAGGGCCAGGACCTGCTGCGCTTCAAGGCGATCGTGCATGTCGCCGACGCGCCGGATGCACCTGTCGTGGTGCATGGCGTGCAGCACGTGTTCCATCCGCCGATCACGTTGCAGGGCTGGCCGTCGGCTGACCGGCGCTCGCGGCTCGTCTTCATCGTGCGCGGCATCCCGCGCGAGATCATCGAGAACACATTGTGCAAATTCGCGGCGGTCAGCCGCGCAGCTATTCAGAGATCCGCGGCGTAA
- a CDS encoding ABC transporter substrate-binding protein — translation MTEIKNDKTSGRLDRRTLLKAAGATGLASAMNVPLVNVARAAGNTIKIGWVGCLSGVRAQFAEPDPWIHERIKARLKDGLKIGGKTYQVELVFKDNQSDPNRSSVIASELVLREKCDLILIEDGDAQPPVQELADARGIPTISTQVPWQGWMFPRKSTPDKGFPYSYHFFWGADDVARNFLGMWQSVETNKKVGTLYIDNPPGQAFSDPKLGLPAGISAAGYQEFSAGKFQIATDDFTNQIALFKNNGVDIVSGFTFSNHWVTLWNQAAQAGFKPQICTVAAAFLFPAAVNALGDRGDGMSTEVWWTPAYPFKSSLTGQSAAELAAEWEKTTGKQWTQPIGYAHALWEVGLAALQNSDPKDKNSLRDAIAGLDMETVVGRVKFKDSPIKNVAVTSLSGGQWRKTKGGKSKYELLIVHNGTAPFIPKQADLQLLSKLA, via the coding sequence ATGACTGAGATAAAAAATGACAAGACATCCGGCCGGCTCGACCGGCGCACGCTGCTGAAGGCGGCCGGCGCCACTGGCCTCGCATCGGCGATGAACGTGCCGCTGGTCAACGTCGCGCGTGCCGCCGGCAACACCATCAAGATCGGCTGGGTCGGGTGTCTGTCCGGCGTCCGCGCGCAATTCGCCGAGCCCGACCCCTGGATCCATGAGCGCATCAAGGCGCGGCTGAAGGACGGCCTGAAGATCGGCGGCAAGACCTATCAGGTCGAGCTGGTGTTCAAGGACAACCAGTCCGATCCGAACCGTTCCTCGGTGATCGCGAGTGAATTGGTGCTCCGTGAAAAATGCGACCTGATCCTGATCGAGGACGGCGACGCCCAGCCGCCGGTGCAGGAACTCGCCGACGCCCGCGGCATTCCCACGATCTCGACCCAGGTGCCGTGGCAGGGCTGGATGTTCCCGCGCAAGTCGACGCCGGACAAGGGTTTCCCCTACAGCTATCACTTCTTCTGGGGCGCCGATGACGTCGCGCGGAATTTCCTCGGCATGTGGCAGTCGGTCGAGACCAACAAGAAGGTCGGCACGCTCTATATCGACAATCCGCCGGGCCAGGCGTTCTCCGATCCGAAGCTCGGGCTGCCGGCGGGCATCTCGGCGGCCGGCTATCAGGAATTCTCGGCCGGCAAATTCCAGATCGCGACCGACGACTTCACCAACCAGATCGCGCTGTTCAAAAACAATGGCGTCGACATCGTCTCCGGCTTCACCTTCAGCAATCACTGGGTGACGCTGTGGAACCAGGCCGCGCAGGCTGGCTTCAAGCCGCAGATCTGCACGGTGGCCGCGGCCTTCCTGTTCCCGGCAGCGGTGAACGCGCTGGGCGATCGCGGCGACGGCATGTCGACCGAGGTGTGGTGGACGCCGGCCTATCCGTTCAAATCGTCGCTGACCGGACAGAGCGCCGCCGAACTCGCGGCCGAATGGGAGAAGACCACCGGCAAGCAATGGACCCAGCCGATCGGTTACGCCCATGCGTTGTGGGAGGTTGGGCTGGCGGCGTTGCAGAACAGCGATCCCAAGGACAAGAACTCGCTACGCGATGCGATCGCGGGCCTCGACATGGAGACCGTGGTCGGCCGCGTCAAGTTCAAGGACAGCCCGATCAAGAACGTCGCGGTGACCTCGCTGTCCGGCGGGCAATGGCGCAAGACCAAGGGCGGCAAGTCGAAATACGAGCTCCTGATCGTGCACAACGGCACCGCGCCGTTCATCCCGAAGCAGGCCGATCTCCAGCTGTTGTCGAAGCTCGCCTGA
- a CDS encoding ABC transporter ATP-binding protein, whose product MPIPISDRPPLLRVSELAKRFGEIVVADGVSFELARGECLGVIGPNGAGKSSLLNLIVGLLTADGGSIMLDDKEITGLPPHQRARMGLGRAFQIPQPFPHLSVYENALVAASYGAGLYGEAASNWTMEVLQRTGLDAKADKLAGALPLIDRKRLEFAKALASKPKLILLDEIAAGLTEPEVERLVAIIKSVKADHAMIWIEHIPHALRAVSDRILVLDFGRKVLEGPPAEVMDSAVVREIYMGLKADGVA is encoded by the coding sequence GTGCCGATTCCCATCAGCGATCGTCCACCGCTTCTGCGCGTCAGCGAGCTGGCCAAGCGCTTTGGCGAGATCGTGGTCGCCGACGGCGTCAGCTTCGAGTTGGCGCGCGGCGAATGCCTTGGCGTGATCGGCCCGAACGGCGCCGGCAAGAGCTCGCTGTTGAACCTGATCGTCGGCCTGCTCACGGCCGACGGTGGTTCGATCATGCTGGACGACAAGGAGATCACAGGGCTACCGCCGCACCAAAGGGCACGAATGGGGCTCGGGCGGGCGTTCCAGATTCCGCAGCCGTTTCCGCATCTGTCGGTCTATGAGAACGCGCTGGTCGCCGCATCCTATGGCGCGGGCCTGTATGGCGAGGCAGCGTCGAACTGGACCATGGAGGTGTTGCAGCGGACCGGGCTCGACGCCAAGGCCGACAAGCTCGCCGGCGCGTTGCCGCTGATCGACCGCAAGCGGCTGGAATTCGCCAAGGCGCTGGCCTCGAAGCCGAAGCTGATCCTGCTCGACGAGATCGCCGCCGGCCTGACCGAGCCCGAAGTGGAGCGGCTGGTCGCGATCATTAAATCGGTCAAGGCGGATCACGCCATGATCTGGATCGAGCACATTCCGCATGCGCTGCGGGCGGTGTCGGATCGCATCCTGGTGCTCGATTTCGGCCGCAAGGTGCTCGAAGGGCCGCCGGCCGAGGTGATGGACAGCGCGGTGGTGCGCGAGATCTACATGGGATTGAAGGCCGATGGCGTTGCTTGA
- a CDS encoding ABC transporter ATP-binding protein: MALLDVNGLQIFYGDLQAVFDMNFTVADGEAVALVGANGAGKSTFLKALVGLNEERRGAVVFDGIDISQMPAEDVSRLGLIMVPEGRLLFDSLTIEENLLMGSVNRRKGSWTLRRVFDLFPILEERRRMFPGQLSGGQQQMAAIGRALMSNPRLLLCDEISLGLAPVVVEQIYRSFADIRREGTAVVLVEQDVKRALATSERIYCLLKGRVSLTGPAQGLQPEQLTHAYFGN, translated from the coding sequence ATGGCGTTGCTTGATGTGAACGGCCTGCAAATCTTCTACGGCGATCTCCAGGCTGTGTTCGACATGAACTTCACCGTCGCGGACGGCGAGGCGGTGGCGCTGGTCGGCGCCAACGGCGCCGGCAAGTCCACATTCCTGAAGGCGCTGGTCGGGCTCAACGAGGAGCGGCGCGGGGCGGTGGTTTTCGACGGCATCGACATCTCGCAGATGCCGGCCGAAGATGTGTCGCGGCTCGGCCTGATCATGGTGCCGGAGGGCCGGTTGCTGTTCGACTCGCTGACCATCGAGGAGAACCTGCTGATGGGTAGCGTCAACCGGCGCAAGGGCAGCTGGACCCTGCGGCGAGTGTTCGACCTGTTCCCGATCCTGGAGGAGCGGCGGCGGATGTTTCCGGGCCAGCTCTCCGGCGGCCAGCAGCAGATGGCGGCGATTGGCCGCGCGCTGATGTCGAATCCACGGCTCCTGCTGTGCGACGAGATCTCGCTCGGGCTCGCGCCGGTGGTAGTCGAGCAGATCTATCGCTCGTTTGCCGACATCCGCCGCGAGGGCACCGCCGTCGTGCTGGTCGAGCAGGACGTCAAGCGCGCGCTTGCGACCTCCGAGCGGATTTATTGCCTGTTGAAGGGGCGGGTGTCGTTGACCGGCCCGGCGCAAGGGTTGCAGCCGGAGCAGCTGACGCACGCCTATTTCGGAAACTAG
- a CDS encoding branched-chain amino acid ABC transporter permease: MIWVETLINGALLGGLYALLGIGLALVFGVMRVVNIAHGEFMVLSAFCAVLLANLFPAVPPLLMLIPVIALSFAVGWLYQAVIVNRVVTSPDPLSPLLLTFGVSVILRNVMVEVFGADVRSLQVGELSRASLEIGGLNIGIMPLLTLVLAALLFMGLQLVLRHTEFGRIVRATADRRDIVRLSGVKPDRVYNYVMGLSLALGAIGGVLLAVRSSFTPFSGAERLLIAFEVVVLGGLGSFWGALLGGIALGMAQLIGLKIDPNAGLLYAHLLFFIMLLIRPSGLVSSKV, translated from the coding sequence ATGATCTGGGTTGAGACATTGATCAACGGCGCCCTGCTGGGCGGGCTTTACGCGCTGCTCGGCATCGGACTCGCGCTGGTGTTCGGCGTGATGCGCGTCGTCAACATCGCACACGGCGAATTCATGGTGCTGAGCGCGTTCTGCGCGGTGCTGCTGGCCAATCTGTTTCCGGCGGTGCCGCCGCTGCTGATGCTGATCCCGGTGATCGCGCTGTCCTTTGCGGTCGGCTGGCTGTACCAGGCCGTCATCGTCAACCGGGTGGTGACGTCGCCCGATCCGCTGTCGCCCTTGCTGTTGACCTTCGGCGTCTCGGTGATCCTGCGCAACGTGATGGTCGAGGTGTTCGGCGCCGACGTGCGTAGCTTGCAAGTCGGCGAGCTGTCGCGCGCCAGCCTCGAGATCGGCGGTCTCAACATCGGCATCATGCCGCTGCTGACGCTGGTGTTGGCGGCGCTGTTGTTCATGGGGTTGCAGCTGGTGCTGCGCCACACCGAGTTCGGCCGCATCGTGCGCGCCACCGCCGACCGCCGCGACATCGTCCGTCTGTCCGGCGTCAAGCCTGACCGGGTCTATAACTATGTCATGGGTCTGTCGCTGGCGCTCGGTGCGATCGGCGGCGTCCTGCTCGCGGTGCGCTCGAGCTTCACCCCGTTCTCGGGTGCCGAGCGGCTGCTGATCGCGTTCGAGGTCGTGGTGCTCGGCGGGCTCGGCTCGTTCTGGGGTGCGCTGCTCGGCGGTATCGCGCTCGGCATGGCGCAACTGATCGGGCTGAAGATCGATCCCAATGCGGGGCTGCTCTATGCACATCTGTTGTTCTTCATCATGCTGTTGATCCGCCCGTCCGGCCTCGTGTCGAGCAAGGTGTGA
- a CDS encoding branched-chain amino acid ABC transporter permease, translating into MPRRTILLASAIVLVAVIAGAPFALNEGVLRLATECLLLLTMAQMWNLLAGYAGLVSLGHQVFIAFGAYALFLTSGWLEVTPIWVLPVAPLVAAAVAAIIAFPLFRLRDAYFSIAMWVFAEIIGAFTMKSQAVGGTSGVPLATSKLIDFDWFEPTMFWLAGSLTLITIAALYKMMTSSFGLGLMSVRDNDLAAMSVGVDVRHNRFIAFVLSAAGCGLAGALSFMGNLFIAPLAAFDVNWSVYMMFIVIIGGIGTLEGPILGVIIFFGLRELMTGPLGLSGGWYLVGLGIIAVVVMMVAPRGIWPALRDRMGLRLLDVHRTPPRPVTATILPGASERVTG; encoded by the coding sequence ATGCCGAGACGGACAATTCTGCTGGCGAGCGCGATCGTTCTCGTTGCGGTGATCGCTGGCGCGCCGTTCGCGCTGAACGAAGGCGTCCTGCGGCTCGCAACCGAATGCCTGCTGCTGCTGACCATGGCGCAGATGTGGAACCTGCTGGCGGGCTATGCCGGGCTGGTCTCGCTCGGCCACCAGGTGTTCATCGCCTTCGGCGCCTATGCGCTGTTCCTGACCTCGGGATGGCTCGAGGTCACGCCGATCTGGGTGCTGCCGGTGGCGCCGCTGGTCGCGGCGGCGGTTGCGGCGATCATCGCCTTTCCGCTGTTTCGACTGCGCGACGCCTATTTCTCGATCGCGATGTGGGTGTTCGCCGAGATCATCGGCGCGTTCACGATGAAGTCCCAGGCGGTCGGCGGCACCTCGGGCGTGCCGCTCGCCACCAGCAAGCTGATCGATTTCGACTGGTTCGAGCCCACGATGTTCTGGCTCGCCGGCAGCCTGACGCTGATCACGATCGCGGCACTCTACAAGATGATGACCTCGAGCTTCGGGCTCGGGCTGATGAGCGTGCGCGACAATGATCTTGCCGCGATGAGCGTCGGCGTCGACGTCCGTCACAACCGCTTCATCGCCTTCGTGCTTTCGGCGGCGGGATGCGGGCTCGCCGGCGCGCTCAGCTTCATGGGCAATCTGTTCATCGCGCCGCTCGCTGCCTTCGACGTCAACTGGTCGGTCTACATGATGTTCATCGTGATCATCGGCGGCATCGGCACGCTCGAAGGCCCGATCCTCGGGGTCATCATCTTCTTCGGCCTGCGCGAATTGATGACCGGGCCGCTCGGCCTGTCCGGCGGCTGGTACCTGGTCGGGCTCGGCATCATCGCGGTGGTCGTGATGATGGTGGCGCCGCGCGGCATCTGGCCGGCCTTGCGCGACCGCATGGGTCTGCGGCTGCTCGATGTGCACCGGACGCCGCCACGCCCGGTCACGGCCACGATCCTGCCCGGCGCGTCGGAACGGGTTACCGGGTGA
- a CDS encoding tyramine oxidase encodes MALLSRVGRWTLAGAAVATLALPQPSQAERRMWPQVAAMHPMDGLTTDEIRSVTDVLRGGGKFDDATRVVSMALDEDPKDEVRAWRPGQPFMRRAIATLLQGGHLYEAHIDLAARRLLGWDEVQDHEAALTIDELMSAGDLPKQDPRWIAAMAKRGITDFKNVLCLPLTVGPVTDPALKGRRLLNVPCVDTTGAGNNLWGKPIENLVAQVDLKSKTVLSVTDLGVVPPPAQTPSHAYADSGKYRKLPKPIEITAPQGSNVHVESGQVHWDNWSFHVRLEPRVGAVLSLIRYDDHGTLRDIAYQMSASEMFVPYMDPAQTWSFRAYMDIGEYGFGVLSSELQPGADCPEGAHFLDLTISDTKGNPVVSKGAVCIFERPTGDPIWRHSELLNNTAEVRPNNELVVRMAPVVGNYDYLVDYVFDRAGNIDVRLGAYGIDATKGVASRTLSDPTAKQDTAYGTLVDERLLAVNHDHYMTFRIDMDVDGTSNRLVEDRFSVRRLDEGQRKSLWQVETRPVATEGPITLPLNAAQFRIESTAKTNKQGYRTSYQLMPGHSDVSLLAKDDPIQLRAGFSAYTLWTSAYARDERYAAGQYPNENAEVDGLPKWTAAKRPIEDRDLVLWYTVGFRHVPRAEDWPVMPGLWHGFRLRPFNFFDRNPALDVPPAVDAKAAK; translated from the coding sequence ATGGCTCTGTTATCCCGGGTCGGTCGATGGACCCTGGCCGGTGCGGCCGTCGCAACGCTCGCTTTGCCGCAGCCGTCGCAGGCCGAGCGCAGGATGTGGCCACAGGTCGCCGCGATGCACCCGATGGACGGGCTGACCACGGATGAGATCCGCTCGGTCACCGACGTCCTGCGTGGGGGCGGCAAGTTCGACGACGCCACGCGGGTCGTCTCGATGGCGCTCGACGAGGATCCCAAGGACGAGGTGCGGGCATGGCGGCCGGGACAGCCGTTCATGCGGCGGGCGATCGCGACGCTGTTGCAGGGCGGCCATCTCTACGAGGCGCATATCGATCTCGCGGCGCGGCGCCTGCTCGGCTGGGACGAGGTCCAGGATCATGAAGCGGCGCTGACGATCGACGAACTGATGTCTGCCGGCGACCTGCCGAAGCAGGACCCGCGCTGGATCGCCGCGATGGCCAAGCGCGGCATCACCGACTTCAAGAATGTGTTGTGCCTGCCGCTGACGGTCGGGCCGGTGACCGATCCCGCCCTGAAGGGCCGCCGCCTGCTCAATGTCCCCTGCGTCGACACGACGGGTGCGGGCAACAATCTCTGGGGCAAGCCGATCGAGAATCTGGTCGCCCAGGTCGATCTCAAGAGCAAGACCGTGCTGTCGGTGACCGATCTCGGCGTGGTGCCGCCGCCGGCCCAGACCCCATCGCACGCTTATGCCGACTCCGGCAAATACCGCAAGCTGCCGAAACCGATCGAGATCACGGCGCCGCAAGGCAGCAACGTGCATGTCGAGAGCGGCCAGGTGCACTGGGACAATTGGTCGTTCCACGTCCGCCTCGAGCCGCGTGTCGGCGCGGTGCTGTCGCTGATCCGCTACGACGATCACGGAACGCTGCGCGACATCGCCTACCAGATGTCGGCGAGCGAGATGTTCGTGCCCTACATGGATCCAGCGCAGACCTGGTCGTTCCGCGCCTATATGGATATCGGCGAATACGGTTTCGGCGTGCTCTCCAGCGAATTGCAGCCCGGCGCGGATTGTCCCGAAGGCGCGCACTTCCTCGATCTCACGATCTCGGACACCAAGGGCAATCCGGTCGTGTCCAAGGGCGCGGTCTGCATCTTCGAGCGTCCGACCGGTGATCCGATCTGGCGCCACAGCGAATTGCTCAACAACACCGCCGAGGTGCGGCCGAACAACGAGCTGGTGGTGCGGATGGCGCCGGTGGTCGGCAATTACGACTATCTGGTCGACTATGTGTTCGACCGTGCCGGCAATATCGATGTGCGGCTGGGCGCCTACGGCATCGATGCGACCAAGGGCGTCGCGAGCCGGACCCTGAGCGATCCGACGGCCAAGCAGGATACAGCCTATGGCACGCTGGTGGACGAGCGGCTGCTGGCGGTCAACCACGATCACTACATGACGTTCCGGATCGACATGGACGTCGACGGCACCTCGAACCGGCTGGTCGAGGATCGCTTCAGCGTCCGCCGGCTCGACGAGGGCCAGCGCAAGAGCCTGTGGCAGGTCGAGACCAGGCCGGTCGCGACAGAAGGACCGATCACGCTGCCGCTGAACGCGGCGCAGTTCAGGATCGAGAGCACCGCCAAGACCAACAAGCAAGGCTACCGCACCAGCTATCAGCTGATGCCCGGCCACTCCGACGTCTCGTTGCTTGCCAAGGATGATCCGATCCAGTTGCGCGCCGGCTTCAGCGCCTACACGCTGTGGACCTCGGCCTACGCCAGGGACGAACGCTACGCTGCGGGCCAGTACCCCAACGAAAATGCCGAGGTCGATGGCCTGCCGAAATGGACCGCGGCGAAGCGGCCGATCGAGGATCGCGACCTCGTGCTGTGGTACACGGTGGGCTTCCGCCACGTGCCGCGTGCCGAGGATTGGCCGGTGATGCCCGGCCTGTGGCACGGCTTCCGGCTGCGCCCGTTCAACTTCTTCGATCGCAATCCGGCGCTCGACGTGCCGCCGGCGGTCGATGCCAAGGCAGCCAAATGA
- a CDS encoding aminotransferase class III-fold pyridoxal phosphate-dependent enzyme gives MRDRNFLVENNAKPIWHPMAHPAEMRAQPPRIVMKGEGVEVTDIDGKTVIDAVGGLWNVNLGYSCDPIKRAINEQLSALPYYSGFRGTSSGPAIELAYELTEWFKPEGMVRAFFTSGGSDSVETALRLARQYWKIKGQADRTKFLALKKGYHGTHFGGASVNGNANFRRNYEPMLPGVFHIPAPSTYRNPFNESDPAKLAQLCAAAMEEEIAFQGGDTIAAFIMEPVLGAGGVIVPPDNFMKLAREICDRHGILMIADEVVTGFGRTGAWSGSRLWGVKPDMMTMAKAITSGYFPLGATLIGEAVAEAFEADTTTFGSIGHGYTYSGHPVGCAAGIAALAETRRLKLDENAAARGKDLAQALAALKAKHALVGDVRGKGLMAALELVADRDSKKPADKKTMAKVADSAYEAGVMLRVSGNNLILSPPLILTAADVKRIAAGIDAGLSAAG, from the coding sequence ATGCGCGACAGAAACTTCCTGGTTGAGAACAACGCCAAGCCGATCTGGCATCCGATGGCCCATCCCGCCGAGATGCGGGCGCAACCGCCACGGATCGTGATGAAGGGCGAAGGCGTCGAAGTCACCGATATCGACGGCAAGACCGTGATCGATGCGGTGGGCGGCCTGTGGAACGTCAACCTCGGCTACAGCTGCGATCCGATCAAGCGGGCAATCAACGAGCAGCTCAGTGCGCTGCCATACTATTCGGGCTTCCGCGGCACTTCGAGCGGTCCCGCGATCGAGCTCGCCTACGAGCTCACCGAATGGTTCAAGCCCGAGGGCATGGTGCGCGCCTTCTTTACGTCAGGTGGATCGGACTCGGTCGAGACCGCGCTGCGGCTCGCGCGGCAGTACTGGAAGATCAAGGGCCAGGCCGACCGCACCAAATTCCTGGCATTGAAGAAAGGCTATCACGGCACCCATTTCGGCGGCGCGTCCGTCAACGGCAACGCCAATTTCCGTCGCAACTATGAGCCGATGCTGCCGGGTGTCTTCCATATCCCGGCGCCGTCGACCTATCGCAATCCGTTCAACGAGAGCGATCCGGCAAAGCTCGCGCAGCTTTGCGCGGCAGCGATGGAGGAGGAGATCGCGTTCCAGGGCGGCGACACCATCGCGGCCTTCATCATGGAGCCGGTGCTCGGCGCCGGCGGCGTGATCGTGCCGCCGGACAACTTCATGAAGCTGGCACGCGAGATCTGCGATCGTCACGGCATCCTGATGATCGCGGACGAGGTCGTCACCGGCTTCGGGCGCACCGGCGCATGGTCGGGCTCGCGGCTGTGGGGCGTGAAGCCCGACATGATGACGATGGCCAAGGCGATCACCTCGGGCTACTTCCCGCTCGGCGCGACGCTGATCGGTGAAGCCGTCGCCGAGGCCTTCGAGGCCGACACCACGACCTTCGGCTCGATCGGCCATGGCTACACCTATTCGGGCCATCCGGTCGGCTGTGCTGCCGGCATCGCGGCGCTCGCCGAGACGCGCCGCCTCAAGCTGGACGAGAATGCCGCCGCGCGCGGCAAGGACCTCGCGCAGGCGCTGGCCGCGCTCAAAGCCAAGCACGCCCTCGTCGGCGACGTCAGGGGCAAGGGCCTGATGGCCGCGCTCGAGCTGGTTGCGGATCGCGACAGCAAGAAGCCGGCCGACAAGAAGACGATGGCGAAGGTCGCGGACAGCGCCTACGAGGCCGGCGTGATGCTGCGCGTTTCCGGCAACAACCTGATCCTGTCCCCGCCCCTGATCCTCACCGCGGCCGACGTCAAGCGGATCGCGGCAGGTATCGACGCCGGTCTGTCAGCGGCCGGCTGA
- a CDS encoding HAD family hydrolase: protein MTRPLAQALVLDFGGVISKTLFETHDLTEHALGLAPCTLKWLGPFAPDSDPLWTSMQRGEISERDYWLTRSREVGRMVGEDWRDMETFVKRARGADPETVIRPEAARAINLAADAGFRLAILSNELDLFYGADFRSRLPILKRFDTIVDATHTGILKPDPRAYQSVLDELALEADNCVFVDDQRRNITGAVACNMRTVLFDVRSPAASYSEALRHFGLQFE from the coding sequence ATGACGCGGCCGCTTGCCCAGGCCCTGGTGCTCGATTTCGGCGGCGTCATCTCGAAGACCCTGTTCGAGACCCATGACCTGACCGAGCATGCGCTCGGGCTCGCGCCGTGCACGCTGAAATGGCTCGGCCCATTCGCGCCCGACAGCGATCCGCTGTGGACGTCCATGCAGCGCGGCGAGATTTCGGAGCGCGACTATTGGCTGACCCGCAGCCGCGAGGTCGGGCGGATGGTCGGCGAAGACTGGCGCGACATGGAAACCTTCGTGAAGCGTGCGCGCGGCGCCGATCCCGAAACCGTGATCCGTCCCGAGGCGGCACGCGCGATCAATCTCGCCGCCGACGCCGGGTTCCGGCTCGCCATCCTGTCGAACGAGCTCGACCTGTTCTACGGTGCCGATTTCCGGTCCCGGCTTCCGATCCTCAAGCGCTTCGATACCATCGTCGACGCGACCCATACCGGGATTCTGAAACCCGACCCCCGTGCCTATCAAAGCGTGCTGGACGAACTGGCGCTGGAGGCGGACAATTGCGTGTTCGTCGACGACCAGCGCCGCAACATCACCGGCGCCGTTGCGTGCAACATGCGCACGGTGCTGTTTGACGTACGCAGCCCGGCCGCGTCCTACAGCGAGGCGCTGCGGCATTTCGGGCTGCAATTCGAGTAA